The proteins below are encoded in one region of Brachyspira intermedia PWS/A:
- a CDS encoding DUF1524 domain-containing protein: MNVDNKEQGYKYSHLWLNEYLKTIDEWDTKRIEERFNILSERFINTWKYPNIVVNQISNNTNEEINIFDAGDPTGKKLDYIIFNGEKIDKVVDVSKLFSFVLRYYYNQDKEAFFTEEMQSLIQITKNKDELRTEYPIDIDDIYFAENNYSSERKFYLIKYLIEKFDMEDELYIKYKD; encoded by the coding sequence ATGAATGTAGATAATAAAGAACAAGGTTATAAATACAGTCATCTTTGGCTTAATGAATATTTAAAAACTATAGATGAATGGGATACTAAAAGAATAGAAGAGCGTTTTAATATTTTAAGTGAAAGATTTATAAATACATGGAAATATCCTAATATTGTTGTTAATCAAATTAGCAACAATACTAATGAAGAAATAAATATATTTGATGCTGGAGATCCGACAGGTAAGAAATTAGATTATATAATATTTAATGGAGAGAAAATTGATAAAGTCGTAGATGTTTCAAAATTATTTTCTTTTGTATTAAGATATTATTATAATCAGGATAAAGAAGCATTCTTTACAGAAGAAATGCAAAGTTTAATTCAAATTACAAAAAATAAAGATGAACTTAGAACAGAATATCCAATAGATATAGATGATATATATTTTGCCGAAAATAATTACAGCAGTGAAAGAAAATTTTATTTAATTAAATATTTGATAGAAAAATTTGACATGGAAGATGAATTATATATTAAATACAAAGATTAA